A segment of the Candidatus Izimaplasma bacterium HR1 genome:
TCTGAGCTAGTTATTTTGATTTTCTTTTTAATTCCATACTCTCTGTACTTATCCCAGATTAGACCTTCAACATATGAAAACTCTACTGCTTTTATATGAATAGAACTATTATCTCTTCGTCCTTTTCCTGCTTGAATTAGTACATAATCTGATGTCTTCACTAAATCATTCTTATCCTGAAATAAGAAATCTAGCTTGCTTGTATTATCCATCTGAACCTCTTTCTAGTCTTATGACCTTCATAAGTCGATATGCAGATTCTCATAATACAAAACTTACATTCTAATCATGTGGTTTAATTATACTCTATAAATCCCCTCATTGATACAAACTTAGAAAACTATTCATTTGCTTCTTTCTTATATTAAATTATTAGGTACATAATTGGGGTGTTTATCTAATTACGATACAAACTATAGTTAATTAAACCATAAAAAAGACTATTGTTTAGCCATCAACTAATTTATGATAACATTAAGTTAGAAAGTGGTGAGATAAATGAGAGTATTACTTACTGGACCTTGTGGTTCTGTGGGAATTCAAACATTGTCAGAATTAGTGAAGAAAAAAGAGAAACTCGAAATTGTCATTTTCGAGAAGCAATCTGAATTATCTGAACAAACACTTGAACCATTTATTGATTTAGTTGAACTACATTTTGGTGATCTTAGAGATGTTAATTCACTCGATCAAGCTACCAAAAATATTGATTTTGTAATTCATACAGCTGCCATAATACCTCCACTAGCAGATCATAATACAGAACTTGCTTATGATGTAAATGTGTGTGGAACAAAAAATCTTTTGTCGAAAATAAAAGAGTATTCACCAAAAGCATTTTTCCTTTACACTTCTAGTGTAAGTGTCTATGGTGATAGACTCTTACATGATGGCATTAAAATAGGTGATGAACTAAACCCAAGCGTTGGTGATTATTATGCCCATACTAAAATTGAAGCAGAGCAATTAGTTATTAACTCAGGGTTGGATTATTCAATATTCAGATTAACTGGAGTTATGGGTCCTAGACCTGGTGATGATCCAAAGAGAATAGAACCACTAATGTTCCATATGCCATTAGATACTAAACTAGAACTCGTTACAACAAGAGATTGTGGTTATGCTCTTGTCGAAGCAATTAAGCATCAAAATATCTTAAATAAAAATATCTACAATCTTGCTGGTGGTAAAAAATGCCAAGTGATTTATCGTGATTTCATTAAACATTCGTTTAGTATATCGGGGATTAATCTTGATAAATTCCCTAAAAATACATTTGCTGAGCAAAATTTTCATTGTGCATATTATGAAGACTCTTATATCTTAAATGATATTCTTCATTTCCAAAGAGATACTTTGGAAAGTTATTATGATTGGATTTACAAGAAACCTAATCCACTCCAAAAAGCAATCGTTAAACTCTTTCAAAAGGCGGTAATTAAATCAATCGCAAAAAGCTCAGATGTATTAAACGCTGTGAAAAACAATGATAAGGAATTGATAAAACGATTTCTAAAAATGAAATTTAAAAAAGAGGTAATCATTTGATTGATTACCTCTTTTATTTATTTTAATATAATGCTTTTATTCTTTCTCTAGTAACTTCGTTTGATAAGAAATTATCAAAATCACCTTCATAAGTATATGAACCTGTCTTTCCAATTTCAACAACTTTATTAGCTACTGTAGCAAGTAATGAGTGATCATGTGAAGCTAATAGTAATGAACCTTTATATTCTTTTAAACCAGTATTTACTGATTGAATAGCTTCTAAGTCTAAATGGTTTGTTGGTTGATCAATAAGTAAAGTGTTTGCTTCTGAAAGCATTAATCTACTAAACATACATCTCATTTTTTCTCCACCACTTAGTACTTTAACTTTTTTCATTGGCTCGTCACCACTGAATAGCATTCTCCCTAAGAAACCTCTTAAATAAGATTCAGCTGGTTCTTTAGAATATTGTCTTAACCATTCAACAAGGTTATTATTATTATCCATAAAGAATTCATTGTTATCTGCTGGTAAGTTTGCTTTTTCAACAGTTTGTCCCCATTTGATAGTTCCACTATCCGGTTCAACGTCTCCTGCTAACACTTTAAGTAACATTGTTTTAGCTAAATCATTTTTACCAGTTATTGCAACTTTGTCATCTCTATTAACAACAAAAGATACATTCTCAAAAACTTTTTCACCTTTAAATGATACTGATAGGTCATCAACATATAAAACATCTTTACCAAGATTTCTTGCAATATCGAAACCGATATAAGGATATCTTCTACTTGAAGGAACAATTTCATCTAGATTAATCTTTTCTAAAGATTTCTTTCTTGAAGTAGCTTGTGAAGACTTAGATGCATTTGCACTAAATCTTGCGATAAAGTCTTTTAATGCCTTAATCTTTTCTTCTTTTTTCTTATTTGAATCCATCATTAATCTTTGGGCTAATTGTGAAGATTCTCTCCAAAAATCATAATTACCTGGATATAGTTTTACTTTTGC
Coding sequences within it:
- a CDS encoding 3 beta-hydroxysteroid dehydrogenase/Delta 5-->4-isomerase: MRVLLTGPCGSVGIQTLSELVKKKEKLEIVIFEKQSELSEQTLEPFIDLVELHFGDLRDVNSLDQATKNIDFVIHTAAIIPPLADHNTELAYDVNVCGTKNLLSKIKEYSPKAFFLYTSSVSVYGDRLLHDGIKIGDELNPSVGDYYAHTKIEAEQLVINSGLDYSIFRLTGVMGPRPGDDPKRIEPLMFHMPLDTKLELVTTRDCGYALVEAIKHQNILNKNIYNLAGGKKCQVIYRDFIKHSFSISGINLDKFPKNTFAEQNFHCAYYEDSYILNDILHFQRDTLESYYDWIYKKPNPLQKAIVKLFQKAVIKSIAKSSDVLNAVKNNDKELIKRFLKMKFKKEVII
- the yheS_2 gene encoding putative ABC transporter ATP-binding protein YheS — its product is MITVSNLDLIFPDKKIFEDVNIKFLPGNCYGVIGANGAGKSTFLKVLSGEKDSTSGNVFIEKGNRMAVLKQDHFEYDEYSVIETVIMGHKQLFDIMMAKEVLYAKDPFTDDDGIELAELEVEFAELNGWNAEFDSEKLLNGLGVPQNIFGKKMSEVLGKDKVKVLLAQALFGNPDILLLDEPTNHLDFKAIMWLENFLLNYDKTVITVSHDRHFLNKVCTHTVDIDYAKVKLYPGNYDFWRESSQLAQRLMMDSNKKKEEKIKALKDFIARFSANASKSSQATSRKKSLEKINLDEIVPSSRRYPYIGFDIARNLGKDVLYVDDLSVSFKGEKVFENVSFVVNRDDKVAITGKNDLAKTMLLKVLAGDVEPDSGTIKWGQTVEKANLPADNNEFFMDNNNNLVEWLRQYSKEPAESYLRGFLGRMLFSGDEPMKKVKVLSGGEKMRCMFSRLMLSEANTLLIDQPTNHLDLEAIQSVNTGLKEYKGSLLLASHDHSLLATVANKVVEIGKTGSYTYEGDFDNFLSNEVTRERIKALY